The segment CCCTTGAAGGTCATCTTCAGGGGGCCGACCTCTATGACGTCGCCGTCGCTCAAGGGGTGTTCGGTGACCTTCCTGCCGTTGACCTTCACCGGGGCGAGCACGGCCTTCTTCAGCACCGTGAAGCGGTCCTTGCCCCGTATGATGACGGCGTGGCGTTTGGCCATGAGCATGCCGTCGACCCTGATGTCCGAGTCCTCGCCCTTTCCTATGGTGGTGATGCTGCCCAGGGGATGGACCGAGCCGTCGTTCATGTAAAGGGCCGCCGAGGGGACGAGGCTCTTCTTTTCGCTGCCGTCGGCATAGAAGGTCTGGCTCGCAAGGTCGGGGGCCTGCTCGGCCGTGCCGCTCTCTTCGGCGCTGCGCCTGGGCGAGCGGAACCTGAGCCTGAAGCCCACGATGTTGAGCTCGTCGCCGTCGCCGAGCTCCAGCGTGGTTATGCGCGAGCCATTGTGAAAGGTGCCGTTCGTGCTCGCCAGGTCTTCGGCCACGAAGCGGCCCTCGCAGTAGCGGATTACGGCGTGATGGCGCGAGACCATCCTGTCGCTCAGGTGTATCTCGTTGTCCGGGTCGCGCCCGATGCGAAGCTCCTCGACGAGCGGGAACTTGCCTATCTGCTCTCCGCCCTCGTCGTACAGCTCCACCCACGCATCGGGTGTGCCCTTGGTGTAGTGGGTGGCCACTCCCTCGTCGGGGAAGGGCTCGGAGTCCGGGGCGTGCACGACCTTGATATTGGTGTAGACCTTTATCTTGAACGGACGCTGCCGGCCCCTCTCGTAGCAGTAGAGGAGGAGCTTTTCGATGGTCGTCTCGCCGGCCCCGGGAAGGTGGACGAACGCGGCCTTGCCGCGGATGAAGATGGCGAAACCGAGGCCTTCGTCCGACTCCGTGACGACGATGATGTCCTTTGCCTGCTCCTCGATCTTCCTTACCAGGTCCTCCATGTTGACGGCGTCGGAAAGGGCCTCTTTCGCAGGCCTCTTGCCCAGGCGGACGAGCATGCACAGAAGGATCTTCTTGTCGGCCTTCACGGCCCGCAGGTCTACCCTTTCGACGGTCTTGCAGAAGGTGAAGAACTCCTTGATGGACGTCGTCTTG is part of the Deltaproteobacteria bacterium genome and harbors:
- a CDS encoding FHA domain-containing protein, with protein sequence MQVPATELVTEKGSVPFADLDDLFRREVEPIISDGYVSAAHKETTRYLFIIGGKPYSAAVESPLGGKTTSIKEFFTFCKTVERVDLRAVKADKKILLCMLVRLGKRPAKEALSDAVNMEDLVRKIEEQAKDIIVVTESDEGLGFAIFIRGKAAFVHLPGAGETTIEKLLLYCYERGRQRPFKIKVYTNIKVVHAPDSEPFPDEGVATHYTKGTPDAWVELYDEGGEQIGKFPLVEELRIGRDPDNEIHLSDRMVSRHHAVIRYCEGRFVAEDLASTNGTFHNGSRITTLELGDGDELNIVGFRLRFRSPRRSAEESGTAEQAPDLASQTFYADGSEKKSLVPSAALYMNDGSVHPLGSITTIGKGEDSDIRVDGMLMAKRHAVIIRGKDRFTVLKKAVLAPVKVNGRKVTEHPLSDGDVIEVGPLKMTFKG